Part of the Salvelinus namaycush isolate Seneca chromosome 25, SaNama_1.0, whole genome shotgun sequence genome is shown below.
ATCCTTTGAGTGTAGTATTTGCAGCCATCTGacttctctctttgctctctagAAACAGGTTGACCCAGACCAAGTGGCACTCCTGGTGAAGAAGGAATGGGAGCTGTCGTACGTCACACCTTTGTACCAGTTCAGACACACTCAGTTGAAATCCTATTCAAAGCACCTATCAGCTTTCATTGTATCAGAGAAGCAACAGGGCCTAGCGATTGAAGTTGGCCAGGAATTGGGCTTCAAGGTCAATTTCTCGGTGGTCCTTGGGTTGGCAGAGACGGATGAAGATGCTGAGACGGTTTTCATACAGGTAAGGTTTTTTTCTCTAAATGTAGTTTACAGTACATACTATATTCTTCTGTGAAATCCGATTGTGGTGTTCGACGTCATCTGTTGTTCTCATCCTCAGATTCTCTCCAGACAAGTGTTTGCTGCCAAAGATGATGCTCAGAAGGTTGTGTGGAGTGGCTGGCTGACCTGCGTCAACGGTGACTTGGAGTATCTCCGATCACTACCATCAGAATTTGTCAGTTTGCCTTTGCTCTGTACCAGGGGACCAGAGTCTCTCACAGTTTTGGTCAAATCCTGGTTTGAAAAGACATTTGACTGTTGCTTTGGCCCTCTTGGTATCAACTCTACCAACCTCCAGTGGCTCGCAGCCCTGTGGATTGGGTGCCACCCCACCATCAACATCCAATACCTGAAACTGGTTTGGACCCTCCCAACACTACCCCCTATGGATGTTAAGTACACCATCCACCCACAAGATGCCTGGGAGCTTTGGGACAGTGTGCGGCAGGATGACACAACAGATGTCAGCATCGAGGAGGTCACCAGGTTCATCAAAGGGCTGCAGTCACACTTCTTCAGGCACTTCAGGATAGAATTGTCCGCTGGGTCACTGATGCAGGTCTCCACGGCTTTGGGTTCTTCTCACCATAGTGGAAAAATCAAGGTATATATCATGCACACATCTGGAGAAATATCTAGAACTTCAGATCCTAATGAAATGCTATGACTGAAAGTTCTATCTCTTTTCCTTCACAGATTGCAAGCCCTACCTACATCACCACCATCCTGCAGCTGCTGACAGAATGTGCCCTCCTGAAGATGCCCATCTAATCAACATTTGTGCATGTAAACCCCACAATTACTGTCCATATGAAATTATACTGTTTGACACTTATATTCCTGTAAATAGCATAAGTACCTGTATTGTATGAAAAGGCAAGTGCATACATTACAAAATAACCATTCCTGCTGCTTTTGTTCTCTATAGATATTATTCATTACACGCTAAAAGTGTAGACATAATTGTGCTACCGCTTAAAACGGCACAGCACGgttctgtcagtgtgtgggtgataattaagcaataagcccCGGAGGGTGatttatggccaatataccatggctaagggctgttcttaagcgcaatgcggagtgcctggatacagcccgtagccgtggtatattggcaatataccacaaacacctgaggtaccttattgctattataaactgattaccaatgtaattagaccagtaaaaataaatgtcttGTCATActtgtggtatacggtctgatataccacggctgtcagaattcaaggcacaaatcacccagtttataatttatTATATAATCAGGTTTGAGACATGGTAAATCCATTGCCATCAAGTAACTTGGGCAGAAGTTCTCCTATATATACACAATCCTTTCAGTCCAGATTTACAGTACAGTGAATCAGGTGGCTAAGTGAAAACTAACAAAGCCTAGTTTCCCAGAGAACTAGCCTTGTAATCCCTGTGCAGTGATTTCCTAAATGGTTAACAGTGAAGTAACTGCTGAAAGAACAGAACCTATAAATACTTTTCAAATACAGATTGTTTTTTGAGCTTATTAAAGTTGGAAATAAAAAAGGTTTTTATTAACAGAATGGGTTATTTTGTCAGTACACAGACAAATCCACAACAGTTAATAAGGGTAAAATGCCACATGTTTTATCAAGGCTTATAGCTCATAAAGAGAAATCTCAGACCTTCAGCAGAAATTAAGCATCCCTCATCTTTCTTCCTAAACATTTGCCCCCAAAACGCTTCCATACTTATGCGTGAAAGAGGGACATTCATTTCAGAAGGTAGCAATTTCTCTACCACTGAATGACCGGTATAGGCTAATAATTACTTGAGCAAATGACACATTTGGGTGATATACGCATAGGGATAGAGTTTCAGCAGAACACATGATGAAATATGTTTATGCTCAATGGTAACATGGGATTTATATAGACATTAAAATGCTTCGAGTATCACGGTAAAGCTGGTGCATTTTAGTGCCTTAACCCCTTTTAAAACAGGCTTCTGGGTTTTTGCATTGGATTCGTCTATTTCTTCTGCGATTAACAGCGGCTGAGCTGGAGctgtgtttgtgagacaaggaAGACAGTTCTCACAAATGTCTGTAAAGTCTGAACGGTTTGACTACAAACTTATGACTCCACTATGAAACTCGAGATACCTACAAACATGCACACTGTTTTGCTCACAAGCCACAAGAGTCGTTAGAAGGTAAAGGCTCTTCTACATAGATTGGACaccccaggacatagtgtctataatactgtaataagctcacagTTGCTACCACAAATTCTACACAGCTGTCACTGAATAGTTGGATATTTATTTCCAACTGAGAAAACAATTTCTATACTTACAGCAATCTTATAAATTAATTTTCTATAAGGTTTTTGCTTGGTGAACCTTGTTTTCATTGACATTTGTGAATAAAACTCATAAATGCAACTGTTCATGTCAAATTAttttgtgttctacttgtagccatggttgtcctgaaaagaaaatggCAAAACACTTCAATGTGAGGCTAAATTTGAGGGCGTCGCAGGCAGATAAATGAAAGTAGGATATTTCAGGTTTTTCACCCAGGGATTGCCTGGGTCGGGTCTGATAAGGTTAAGATGAAGTCATTTTTCAATTAAGCATATTACTGAATGTCCATCGATGTTTTGCATGCTCACCAAATAAtaggttaaaatgcataatacATCAACCGGTTTATTATTCCTTTGTAACTGCGTTTTAGATTAACGACAATGCAACTCATTCCTCAAGAATAATCTATAATAGATTAAAGTGCAAGACTGTCTCAGAAATGTGTCATATAATGTTAAACGCACAAGCGATGTGTCAAGGAGTTGCTCCTAAAATAATATCTGCTGTTATCCAGCCTTAAATGGGCAATAACAATCTTGTATGAAACagttatatacactgagtatataaaacattaagaacacctgctcattcCTTTACatactgatcaggtgaatccaggtgaaggctcttattgatgtcacttgttaaatccacttcaatcagtgtagatggggggggggggaaacaggaTTTTTAAGATGTGAGAAATGGttagtgtatgtgtgccattcagagggtggaaaagataaaacatttaagtgcctttaaacatggtatggggggtgcaactcattattaggaaggtgttcctaatacttggtatactcagtgtaatatTGTGTAAGCAGCACAGTGCTAACATCTTAGTCGGCCAACAATTGACCCCCAGTTGTGAATATAGAACTCCAGGTTATGCTCAGTGTCTACCTCCAATAAAAACAGCCAAAAAATAACATATTCTAAAATAATTATAATCACAGCGCATTCAATTTAGAGGAGATTCAAACAACTGCCTAACAAGTTCAACTATTCACAATCAAGATCAGGAGAAGCAATGCGACCACATCCTACATTTTCAGTTAAACATCAGCTCTATTTGACGATTCTTCGGCATGCCCCATTTAATATTTAAATGTAAACTCAATGTTGGTATAGTATAACAGGTCACACAGCAAAAGTCTGAACTGTATCCTAAAGTGCAGCTGCATCATTCCATTTCAGTAACAGAAAAAGGGGAAATTAAGTGTTTGCCGCAGTGATGTCATAAATAATAGTTCCTCATGTGATTAATGCAGGCCAATTCAGTTGGTTCCTCTTGGCCTTGGCTGGCTTGGCGTGTCAAGTCATAATACAGGAATTACAGAATGGAGAGATGAACCATAGACTACTAGATGAGAAGCCTTCCAGACTTGACACATCTTGTAGTCACTCAAGACTTTTCCTTGGCTTGCCAATTACACGGCTGTGGATAAGTTAAAGTTAATATAGTCTTCCTTCCTTGCATGATAAACAATGTTTCTTTCAGAGGCACAAGCGACGGTGAGGCCTTTAAACTGGTGGCGTTACCATATGTGGGATTCACAGTGAGTCATTTTGATAACACCAACCCCTCCTCCAAGTCGCCTGTAGTTCATTCCACCGTAGAGTCTGGAGGACAAGAAGAAAATGAATAACAGGTTCTCTCAGGTTCAACACAAGCACTCTTAGGGTAATACATCTTAAGTAACCTCTTGCATGCAGTTACCTACCTCCATGTGTTAGCGTCAGGATCATAGACCTCTATTGTTTTAAGATATGTTGTCCCGTCAAAGCCACCCACGGCCATTAACTGACCATTTACCACCGCTAGTCCAACCTGCAAGACAACCAATGCTCCAAACATCAACAGGTGAAAGCCAACGTTTGATTAATTTCCTATTCTTCCACACTTCATCTAGTTCATCCCAACAAAGTTGGTTAAATTACCTGATTTGATAGAAAGGTCTAACACTTTGCCTGCTTATCCTAAAATAAAAGACCCAAACCAATCAAAAGTCAAATGTAAGAGATCCAGACTGACCCCACTACGCCTTGAAGTCATGGCTACAACAGGTGACCACTGGTTGGTCCTGGGGTTGTAGCGCTCGGCGCTGCTCAGCTCGGTGGTGTCGTCACGACCGCCTACAGAGTAGATCATATCCTGGTACACTGCACAGCCTAGGTGTTTCCTCCTGGTGCCCATGGGAGAGACGGTGTGCCAGCGGTTCTCTTGCGGATTGTACCTCTCCACTGTGCTCACAAATGAGCAGCGCAAACATACATgggttagaggggggggggggggggggtagagcaaggtcatattcattagggtaCACCATAGCAAAACGTAgcaagaaaacaaaaacaagtgTTTTTTACTGGACAAGTTCAGGTGGTCCCTCCCTGATTCAGTCAGtcttcttccatttggtgcctaactAATACGATAAAGATCTCTGTAGGGAACTTTGTGGGCATTTATGTAATTCTAGGATCTCTTTTCTTAGGATCTCTAAAGCTTCTCATGTGACTTATAAGTAGAAATAAATAAAGTAGTATACACCCTTTTAGTGATGTGCTGACCAATGAAAGCTACAGTACTGTTTCCTAAGTAATTCATATGTACCTGTATTGAGAGGGGACGTGCCATCAGAGCCTCCCACCGCATAGAGGAAGCCCCCCAGTACAGCCACGGCTACACCCAGGCGCCTGGTGCTCATCGAGGCCACGCGTGTCCATTTGTTCTCCTTGGGGTCATATCTGCAACAGATCATGCATACAGTCAGATTACTCAGAGGAGTCAGCTTTCTGTGATATTTTAGGATGCATGTAAAAATGTTTATTATAATACTTTTAGTACTGCAAGATGATTTGTCTTTGCCTCAGCACGATAGAACACACTGTATAGTCACCTTTCAACAATGTTGAGACACGATACTCCATCTTGGCCCCCTACTGCGTACAGATACCCTCCCAGGACAGCCACACCCACACTGGTCCTGCACGTGCTGGTGGGAGCCACATCACTACTCCACTGATTGGTCTTGGGGTCATACCTGTTGTGGAGAGTGATTTCAGTACAGTAAGATAATGGAAGGAAGATAAGCCTCTTGATAAGATCTGGCAGGTGTTCCAAtatttcctatttagtgcactactttgaccagaacactatatacagtaggggacatagtgccatttgggatgaggCCCTATAAATAAACATTAACGAGGTGGTGACACGTGGACATTGTTTTAGAAACAGGGAAGGAAATGTTAACCTCTCCACACTGTTGAGATATGAGGACCCGTCATGGCCGCCGACAGCATagagaagatcatcaaggacactGACCCCCACTCCACAGCGCCTCTTACTCATGGAAGCCACCATGCGCCACTCGTTGGTCTGTGGGTCATATCGCTCCACACTGGAAATGGCATCCCCACTGCACCACCCTCCAACTTCGAATATGAAAGAGGAAATAAAACACTTTGTAGGACTTTGTCTCTTCTAACCCTACCCTTTGGAATATTTTGTATATTCAATGGACAACATGTTGGCCAAACTAGGCATGACTGTTATTTTGAAAACCTTTTATAAGCAGATGTGATCAGACCCACGTACTGAAAGAATGCTGTAATGTTAAACAGTTTTAAGACACTAACCTGCAAACAGCACTTCTCCACACCGGATGGGCTTCCGGGGCCGTGTTCTTGGCCCTTGCATTAGAGGTCGCTCTTGGGGCAAGAGGAGGTAGTTCTTTGCCTCATCAACCAGGTCTCTGCACTCCTCATCACTTTTGATGAGAGGGTCTGATCCCACCGTTCCCACCAGAAATTTAGGGCTCAGAAGAGGAAGACGAACGTGCTGGAGCACCTACAACCAGAAAACATATCCTGAATCAATGACTTACCAGGTCGATAAACACACGTTCGGTTTCACACTGTCGCTAGTCTTATGTCTTACATTTCCTTTCTGAATTAAAACTAAAATGTGTATAAAGTTTGAGTAATGGAAAACAACATTCTATCTCATACTATGAACTGATCAAGTGTTTACACAGCAGCTATCACCTGAACTGATCAAGTGTTTACACAGCAGCTATCACCTGAACTGATCAAGTGTTTACACAGCAGCTATCACCTGAACTGATCAAGTGTTTACACAGCAGCTATCACCTGAACTGATCAAGTGTTTACACAGCAGCTATCACCTGAACTGATCAAGTGTTTACACAGCAGCTATCACCTGAACTGATCAAGTGTTTACACAGCAGCTATCACCTGAACTGATCAAGTGTTTACACAGCAGCTATCACCTGTGGCAGCTGTGGCCGGCGCTCCTGAATGCTGTATTTGACCCAGGCCATGACTGCGTTGAAAACCTGCTCTTCACTTCGCACATTCAGTTCATCGCTGGAGATAATGTCTATCAGCTGGTTGGCTGGAAGCAGCATGAACTCCTCACTCTCCATCACCTGAGGGAAAAGTAAgcaaaattactccagtcatccTTTCATCAGTTGAAACTTGTTAAAAGCCCACAAAAAAGACAGGGGCTGTGCTCAAAAGAATGATGAATGGTAAGGCAGTAAAGTTAAACCGGCAGCAGCATCTAATTCACATTTGAAAATTCTGAAAGATCAACGGCAATTATTTCCTGAGGATACAAATAACATGAGGATTTAAATTCATAGAAATACTAAACTGGGTGTGAAAAAATAAttgacaatgtagaaaagagATTAGCCTAACTTTATTGCCAGGCTGTGGGGCTAAAATTAGACTCTCTCTGGAGTTCAATAACGGGTAACCAATGTGGATTTTCAAATTAATAGCTAAACTAAGTGACTAACTAATCCTAAAACAAAAATGTCCTTCTTATAAGCAGAGGTAAGACAAGCAAAATTttctaaataataaaataaacagaTTCAAGAGTGTGCCTCAGAGAGTGAGTGCACAGACTCACATGTATGCAAAAGAGAGACCACCTCACCTCTTGAAAGTTGTGCTGTGTAAACTTGTCAGCTATCCGCAACAGCTCGCGGCAGGAGTGGGTGTCAGCAAATGCACGGATACCCAGGCAATTGGAGGGGTCCAACTGACGCTTGAGAAACTCACAGCAAGCCTCCTGAATCTCGGCCAGTTGTAACAGACAAGCGGCGGGCAGCAGCGTCTGCACGTTGCCCTCCTCTACAGTAACCTGCGAGGTGTAGGCAAAGTCAATGAGAAGCTCCATGGCCCGCTCGTCAATGTCCCGGATCACAACCTCAGTCTGCCGACTCTCAGCCAGCTCGCCTGTGAACATGGCCCTGAAGTAAGGGCTGCAGGCCGACAGGATCACCCGGTGGGCATATATCTTTTTGGCGCCGACCACCAACACGACATCACACAGTTCCCTGTGCTTGCGTAGCAGATTGATGACCTCTAACGTCTGGCGAGGGTGCTTGTCCGACACATAGGGCATGCGTGCCGGCTGGGGCACACCCTCTGGGAGCTTGTTGGGGTCACCCAGTGTGCAGCGTGCGGTGATGTCCATTCCGGTATTGTCTGGGCGTGCACTTGTACCCCTGCAGAACAGACACATAAAGCCAGAGATCAGGGATAAACATCCACAATCCAACACTGATTTATCATAAAAAACAGCCACCACAAAACCTAATCAAAGGTAATAATTGGTCTTGTTGGTACTGTCAATGTTGGTATTGGTGGGAGCCAGAATCAAAGACATAATAGCCTAATTCCTTAAGCTAAAGAGACATCAGCTATGTCTGAACTATGAACAGTTGAGGTCTATATGTGAAAGAACCAAGTAACAAGACAGAAACATCCCCTTTCAACTAGGCTATGACTTACATTGTCTACAGTGCAATCCAAGGCCTCTTCAGTTGGCATCTGTTATCCCCCGAGCAACTGCCTGAGCAATTCTTGTTGCCAAACAGTAATCAACTCTTCCAATTATAGCTCAATTTGCAGTGGCAACAGGAGACTTTCTCTGACCTCCTACACAATGTAAATAGAGCATAGGCTACTACACAGAACAAATGAGGACTGTCTTTCAAATCTAGTTCTACAGGAGGTCCAAGGTACATCAATACTTACCGGGCTAAATAAggtctttctttaaaaaaaagttgatTCTACGTGGATGAATTCGTCAAACCACAAAGACTCAAATTGGCCTTGAAACATGGGGCCACAGCTGTTTGGGTATTGATGCAAGTGATACTGGCTACAGGCCTAGCACTCCCAGTTTCACCAACCCCTAGCTGGGTTCTCATCTCTCTGGAGTTGGGTTGCAACGACTGTCGGCGGAGTGTAGCTCCGACTACATGGAGTTGCTGTCAGTTGAT
Proteins encoded:
- the LOC120020370 gene encoding centromere protein L-like is translated as MLNDAVIDYCSLSRFQLHHGKARCSKSTSGCVFFSVMEERSSIVKTSLNNVLAQRKSKSYRRSMRSCVEATNLGYTSGHLTALRIPRSRRTPKSRDITKQVDPDQVALLVKKEWELSYVTPLYQFRHTQLKSYSKHLSAFIVSEKQQGLAIEVGQELGFKVNFSVVLGLAETDEDAETVFIQILSRQVFAAKDDAQKVVWSGWLTCVNGDLEYLRSLPSEFVSLPLLCTRGPESLTVLVKSWFEKTFDCCFGPLGINSTNLQWLAALWIGCHPTINIQYLKLVWTLPTLPPMDVKYTIHPQDAWELWDSVRQDDTTDVSIEEVTRFIKGLQSHFFRHFRIELSAGSLMQVSTALGSSHHSGKIKIASPTYITTILQLLTECALLKMPI
- the LOC120020371 gene encoding kelch-like protein 20 isoform X1, with protein sequence MDGKPMRRGTSARPDNTGMDITARCTLGDPNKLPEGVPQPARMPYVSDKHPRQTLEVINLLRKHRELCDVVLVVGAKKIYAHRVILSACSPYFRAMFTGELAESRQTEVVIRDIDERAMELLIDFAYTSQVTVEEGNVQTLLPAACLLQLAEIQEACCEFLKRQLDPSNCLGIRAFADTHSCRELLRIADKFTQHNFQEVMESEEFMLLPANQLIDIISSDELNVRSEEQVFNAVMAWVKYSIQERRPQLPQVLQHVRLPLLSPKFLVGTVGSDPLIKSDEECRDLVDEAKNYLLLPQERPLMQGPRTRPRKPIRCGEVLFAVGGWCSGDAISSVERYDPQTNEWRMVASMSKRRCGVGVSVLDDLLYAVGGHDGSSYLNSVERYDPKTNQWSSDVAPTSTCRTSVGVAVLGGYLYAVGGQDGVSCLNIVERYDPKENKWTRVASMSTRRLGVAVAVLGGFLYAVGGSDGTSPLNTVERYNPQENRWHTVSPMGTRRKHLGCAVYQDMIYSVGGRDDTTELSSAERYNPRTNQWSPVVAMTSRRSGVGLAVVNGQLMAVGGFDGTTYLKTIEVYDPDANTWRLYGGMNYRRLGGGVGVIKMTHCESHIW
- the LOC120020371 gene encoding kelch-like protein 20 isoform X2; amino-acid sequence: MGTSARPDNTGMDITARCTLGDPNKLPEGVPQPARMPYVSDKHPRQTLEVINLLRKHRELCDVVLVVGAKKIYAHRVILSACSPYFRAMFTGELAESRQTEVVIRDIDERAMELLIDFAYTSQVTVEEGNVQTLLPAACLLQLAEIQEACCEFLKRQLDPSNCLGIRAFADTHSCRELLRIADKFTQHNFQEVMESEEFMLLPANQLIDIISSDELNVRSEEQVFNAVMAWVKYSIQERRPQLPQVLQHVRLPLLSPKFLVGTVGSDPLIKSDEECRDLVDEAKNYLLLPQERPLMQGPRTRPRKPIRCGEVLFAVGGWCSGDAISSVERYDPQTNEWRMVASMSKRRCGVGVSVLDDLLYAVGGHDGSSYLNSVERYDPKTNQWSSDVAPTSTCRTSVGVAVLGGYLYAVGGQDGVSCLNIVERYDPKENKWTRVASMSTRRLGVAVAVLGGFLYAVGGSDGTSPLNTVERYNPQENRWHTVSPMGTRRKHLGCAVYQDMIYSVGGRDDTTELSSAERYNPRTNQWSPVVAMTSRRSGVGLAVVNGQLMAVGGFDGTTYLKTIEVYDPDANTWRLYGGMNYRRLGGGVGVIKMTHCESHIW